The following proteins are encoded in a genomic region of Methanofollis fontis:
- a CDS encoding radical SAM protein: protein MVLFVTGRCGRNCWYCPISEKRRNGDVMYANDRVVASPADILDEAEMMSARGSSITGGEPFLVLDEVVHACRLLKEHFGPDHHIHLYTGIAPSEEQLRPLIGCVDEIRLHPPQEEWGQILDTPFAESVQTARRLGFSVGFEVPSLPGIEALGAILPDLDFLNINELEWSETNAAAMRSRELDLEDGLHNAVGGAAEWAAPLLSDERVHLCTSSFKDSVQLRERLKRIAHNTARPFDEVTDDGTIIYGLLELEDGALPPVLEAGRREGIYDLEVVGNQVEMAWWVLADLRDDLPGRKSVIERYPNGGIILEVTPL, encoded by the coding sequence ATGGTGCTGTTCGTGACCGGCAGGTGCGGGAGGAACTGCTGGTACTGCCCCATCTCTGAGAAGCGGCGGAACGGCGACGTGATGTATGCCAACGACCGGGTGGTCGCTTCTCCTGCCGACATCCTGGACGAGGCCGAGATGATGAGCGCCCGCGGCAGCAGCATCACCGGCGGCGAACCCTTCCTGGTGCTCGACGAGGTCGTCCATGCCTGCCGTCTCCTCAAGGAACACTTTGGGCCCGACCACCACATCCATCTCTACACCGGCATCGCCCCCTCTGAGGAGCAGCTGCGTCCCCTCATCGGGTGTGTGGACGAGATCCGTCTTCACCCCCCGCAGGAGGAGTGGGGGCAGATCCTGGACACCCCCTTTGCAGAATCGGTGCAGACCGCCCGGAGACTCGGGTTCTCCGTTGGGTTTGAGGTGCCCTCCCTTCCCGGCATCGAGGCCCTCGGGGCGATCCTGCCCGACCTCGACTTCCTGAACATCAACGAACTCGAGTGGAGCGAGACCAATGCCGCCGCCATGCGTTCCCGGGAACTCGATCTCGAGGACGGCCTCCACAATGCCGTCGGTGGGGCCGCGGAGTGGGCCGCCCCCCTCCTCTCCGACGAACGGGTCCACCTCTGCACCTCATCCTTCAAGGACTCGGTCCAGCTCAGGGAGCGGTTGAAACGGATCGCCCACAATACCGCCCGCCCCTTCGACGAGGTCACCGACGACGGGACGATCATCTACGGTCTCCTTGAACTGGAGGACGGGGCACTCCCCCCCGTTCTGGAGGCGGGGCGCAGGGAAGGTATTTATGATCTTGAGGTAGTGGGTAATCAGGTAGAGATGGCCTGGTGGGTGCTCGCCGACCTGAGGGACGACCTCCCCGGCAGAAAATCGGTCATCGAGCGCTACCCCAATGGAGGAATTATTCTGGAGGTGACGCCGCTCTGA
- a CDS encoding KamA family radical SAM protein, with translation MKPRYLTQVDQIELLDNEDRAALRRVEEKFAFRSNEYYLSLIDPDDPLDPIRRIAVPDVRELEESGVLDPSRESNYTVAPGLQHKYRETALMLVSDMCGTFCRFCFRKRLFMNRGAEVTRDVTEEIAYIREHPEITNVLLTGGDPLIMATSRLEPIVAALREIEHVGIIRIGTKMPAFNPYRILDDPSLPEMIRRYSTNEKRIYFMAQFNHPRELTPQAVEALNILLAAGAIVVNQTPILRGVNDDPAVLAELFRKLSFIGVPPYYVFQCRPTLGNRMFQVPVEETYCIVETAKSQVSGLAKRARFVISHATGKIEVAGLTDDHIFFKYHQAADQENIGKFMCFRRNSTALWFDDYTEPVSDVPVPQEIGEASG, from the coding sequence ATGAAACCGCGATACCTGACACAGGTCGACCAGATCGAACTTCTTGACAACGAAGACCGGGCCGCACTGCGGCGGGTTGAGGAAAAGTTTGCCTTCCGATCAAACGAGTATTACCTCTCGCTCATCGATCCCGATGATCCGCTCGATCCGATCCGCCGGATCGCCGTCCCTGACGTGAGGGAGCTGGAGGAGTCGGGGGTGCTCGATCCCTCCCGAGAATCAAACTATACTGTGGCGCCCGGACTGCAGCACAAGTACCGGGAGACCGCACTGATGCTCGTCTCCGATATGTGCGGGACTTTCTGCCGGTTCTGCTTCAGGAAACGGCTGTTCATGAACCGTGGCGCCGAGGTGACCCGTGATGTGACCGAGGAGATCGCCTATATCAGGGAGCATCCGGAGATCACGAATGTGCTCCTGACCGGCGGGGATCCCCTGATCATGGCCACCTCAAGGCTCGAACCAATAGTGGCAGCGCTCCGGGAGATCGAGCATGTGGGGATCATCAGGATCGGGACGAAGATGCCGGCCTTCAACCCCTACCGGATCCTGGACGACCCCTCCCTGCCCGAGATGATCAGGCGGTATTCGACGAACGAGAAGCGGATCTATTTCATGGCGCAGTTCAACCACCCGCGAGAACTCACCCCGCAGGCGGTGGAGGCGCTCAATATCCTGCTGGCGGCGGGTGCGATCGTGGTGAACCAGACGCCCATCCTCCGGGGGGTGAACGATGACCCGGCGGTGCTCGCCGAACTCTTCAGAAAACTCTCGTTCATCGGTGTGCCGCCCTATTATGTCTTCCAGTGCCGCCCGACCCTGGGGAACCGGATGTTCCAGGTGCCGGTGGAGGAGACCTACTGTATCGTGGAGACGGCGAAATCGCAGGTATCAGGACTCGCCAAACGGGCGCGGTTTGTGATCTCCCATGCCACCGGCAAGATCGAGGTCGCCGGCCTCACCGACGATCACATCTTCTTCAAGTACCATCAGGCGGCGGACCAGGAAAACATCGGGAAGTTTATGTGCTTCAGGCGGAACTCGACCGCCCTCTGGTTCGACGACTATACCGAACCGGTGAGTGATGTGCCGGTGCCGCAGGAGATCGGGGAGGCGTCGGGGTAA
- a CDS encoding PKD domain-containing protein: protein MQNDTATSELIAVVTLIVISVVGVTVIGVAILSDPPAEEAPAMLASVAFDNTTDGDHRLVLLHDGGDPLERGAFVVYVDDQDRTADLVDESGSTDWTLWENGQTLTLAMGNDPEPDGVLVTASGSGGGTGWVLHLVGDDGIVTAVPTQTDAPEELIASFTATPLNGTAPLEVTFTDTSTGGPDRWYWVFDENTTSGEQNPTHTFETAGEYTVRLTARNGGGEQDTTTQTITVNGPPTVTEGFWPMDEGSGTIVYDRSGNDDDGTITGAAWISCPNRGYLVFDGDGDSVSIPNRAGLNPTDAVTYEAWAYPTEYATAKVIEKRDWNGHGIDLDIWQGWQGGVTTASGKTTIHWDDGRPTLNRWYHIALTYDGSTLRLYVDGEEKSSTSLTGTLTTSTDPVYIGSDANRQKWFNGSIANVSIYSTALSPQEVSAHHAAYTPVGCPADAAFSADVLSGNAPLTVNFTDLSDRHPTAWLWDFGDGATSTEQNSTHTYTDAGTYTVALTATNCFGSDTETKAGYITVTAAATGHDTLLNTENGKPGYLEEGGYLEFRVTGADSYISIKNERFDLSIGDTVRLEIGEEGNGHIDIIDQMISEFNYNDVTLYINGDERENGNMKSIYIRSHDSLISTLTLIVPSKEKWTDFRVDGTPIIDRTDDDQEITLSNLMPGTDGVMNLDNPSNTIWFTGSITDYTLN from the coding sequence ATGCAGAACGACACCGCAACATCAGAACTCATCGCCGTCGTCACCCTGATCGTCATATCGGTGGTGGGGGTGACGGTCATCGGCGTCGCCATCCTCTCAGACCCCCCGGCAGAGGAGGCGCCGGCCATGCTTGCAAGCGTGGCCTTTGACAATACCACCGACGGCGACCACCGCCTCGTCCTCCTCCATGACGGTGGCGACCCGCTGGAGCGGGGCGCATTCGTGGTATATGTGGACGATCAGGACCGGACCGCCGATCTCGTGGACGAAAGCGGATCGACGGACTGGACACTCTGGGAGAACGGGCAGACGCTCACCCTGGCGATGGGCAACGACCCCGAACCCGATGGGGTGCTGGTCACCGCCAGCGGCAGTGGAGGCGGGACCGGATGGGTGCTCCACCTTGTGGGGGATGACGGGATCGTGACGGCGGTGCCGACACAAACAGATGCGCCGGAGGAACTGATCGCCTCCTTCACCGCAACACCGCTGAACGGCACCGCCCCCCTGGAGGTGACGTTCACCGACACCTCCACAGGCGGACCTGACCGGTGGTACTGGGTCTTTGACGAGAACACCACATCAGGTGAGCAGAATCCCACCCACACCTTCGAGACCGCCGGGGAGTATACGGTGCGCCTCACGGCACGAAACGGCGGCGGCGAACAGGACACCACCACACAGACCATCACCGTGAACGGTCCGCCAACCGTCACCGAAGGCTTCTGGCCGATGGACGAGGGGTCCGGAACAATCGTCTATGACAGGAGCGGGAACGACGACGACGGCACCATCACCGGCGCCGCCTGGATCTCCTGCCCGAACCGCGGCTACCTGGTCTTCGACGGCGACGGCGACAGCGTCTCCATCCCGAACCGCGCCGGACTCAACCCCACAGACGCCGTCACCTACGAGGCATGGGCCTACCCGACCGAATATGCCACGGCAAAGGTGATCGAAAAGCGGGACTGGAACGGTCACGGCATCGACCTGGACATCTGGCAGGGCTGGCAGGGCGGCGTCACCACCGCATCGGGCAAGACCACCATCCACTGGGACGATGGACGACCCACCCTGAACCGCTGGTACCATATCGCCCTCACCTATGACGGCAGCACCCTGCGTCTGTATGTGGACGGCGAGGAGAAGTCATCGACATCACTCACCGGCACCCTGACGACGAGCACCGATCCGGTATACATCGGTTCAGACGCCAACCGCCAGAAATGGTTCAATGGCTCGATCGCAAACGTCTCCATCTATAGCACCGCCCTCAGCCCGCAGGAGGTCAGTGCACACCATGCCGCCTACACCCCTGTCGGGTGCCCGGCAGATGCGGCCTTCAGCGCCGACGTCCTGAGCGGCAACGCACCCCTGACCGTGAACTTTACCGACCTCTCAGACCGCCACCCGACCGCATGGCTCTGGGACTTCGGGGACGGCGCCACATCCACCGAACAGAACTCCACCCACACCTACACCGACGCCGGCACCTATACGGTGGCGCTGACTGCGACGAACTGTTTCGGATCTGATACCGAAACAAAGGCAGGTTACATCACGGTCACAGCAGCCGCCACGGGTCATGACACCCTGCTCAACACAGAAAACGGAAAACCCGGATATCTCGAAGAAGGAGGGTACCTGGAATTCAGGGTGACTGGTGCCGACTCCTATATATCAATCAAGAATGAACGTTTTGACCTTTCTATCGGTGACACCGTCAGGCTTGAGATCGGAGAGGAGGGCAATGGCCATATCGACATCATCGACCAGATGATCTCAGAGTTCAACTACAACGATGTAACACTGTATATCAACGGAGACGAGAGAGAAAACGGCAATATGAAAAGCATCTACATCAGGAGCCACGACTCTCTCATATCGACACTCACGCTGATCGTACCCTCAAAGGAGAAATGGACAGACTTCAGGGTGGACGGCACTCCCATCATCGACAGAACCGACGACGATCAGGAGATCACCCTCTCCAACCTGATGCCAGGGACAGATGGTGTGATGAACCTGGATAACCCATCAAATACCATCTGGTTTACCGGATCGATTACAGATTATACCCTCAACTGA
- a CDS encoding type IV pilin N-terminal domain-containing protein: MDRIYEEGVSEVIGAVLLISLVVLGVAIVAVTILSQPPPAEVPRVSVVAATSTDNTTFVLFHEGGDTLSEGEYRIYVDNGSGLEDRTDEFTLSGDGIWSIGENLTYTGDVAQIERVVVSVVDSSGGEMVIAEPRYAAAAVDAGGFVDEGGAGTWPVVTVTPEGGENETSSEMIVGPDVVNNYVIDASKDFTFSVNISTPSAHYVHMAIYNYNDLKESNKGELSSHIIALNLTQSEAEAFYYNHTLKTTENLGADGDLISVTAIVYDINNSVIAYQSVLGTLDT; the protein is encoded by the coding sequence ATGGACAGAATCTATGAAGAAGGCGTCTCCGAGGTGATCGGGGCCGTGCTGCTGATCTCGCTGGTGGTGCTTGGTGTGGCGATCGTGGCGGTGACAATCCTCTCGCAGCCCCCGCCGGCCGAGGTCCCGCGGGTGAGCGTGGTAGCGGCGACCTCGACGGACAACACCACCTTCGTGCTCTTCCACGAGGGGGGCGACACCCTCTCGGAGGGGGAATACCGGATCTATGTGGACAATGGGAGCGGTCTTGAGGACCGGACCGATGAATTCACCCTCTCCGGGGACGGCATCTGGTCGATCGGCGAGAACCTCACCTATACAGGCGACGTCGCCCAGATCGAGCGCGTGGTGGTCTCGGTCGTCGATTCAAGCGGGGGCGAAATGGTGATCGCCGAACCACGATATGCGGCGGCAGCGGTGGACGCAGGTGGGTTTGTGGACGAGGGCGGGGCCGGGACGTGGCCGGTGGTGACGGTGACGCCTGAAGGAGGAGAGAATGAAACGTCGTCTGAGATGATTGTTGGTCCTGACGTCGTGAACAACTATGTCATAGATGCAAGCAAGGACTTTACGTTTTCCGTAAACATATCGACACCCTCTGCACATTACGTCCATATGGCCATCTACAATTATAATGATCTTAAAGAAAGTAACAAGGGCGAGCTCTCCTCACATATCATTGCACTGAACCTGACTCAGAGCGAGGCAGAGGCCTTCTATTACAATCACACCTTAAAAACCACAGAAAACCTAGGAGCCGATGGGGATCTGATTTCCGTAACAGCAATTGTATATGACATAAATAACTCGGTGATCGCCTACCAATCTGTGCTTGGTACGCTGGATACATAG
- a CDS encoding DUF7289 family protein encodes MAPPRDEEALSEVVGFVLLLGVIVLALSVYQVYAVPAQGRENEIMHMNLVKDRFTDYKIALDSLWVNNATGVTLSMAFDLGSGSATTTGSGLSIPLLSPVGSSGAVSVASGGSVLTITADSDEQEIPLGSLQYVSGNNYWVDQTWTYEMGGVFLTQTGGTTVRVSPPFSVYNTGGNASVSITPVNITGSSLLAGSGPVRIESRLRNMPPYANITGTFSAVNISIDTGDEGTARAWRRAFAAAPVREGIPTAWYEVSPESSLSSGVAWIRIDGSDHVTLLAERADYLVSIATSASLIE; translated from the coding sequence ATGGCACCCCCCCGAGACGAGGAGGCACTGTCCGAGGTCGTCGGATTCGTCCTCCTCCTTGGCGTGATCGTGCTCGCCCTCTCCGTCTATCAGGTCTATGCGGTCCCGGCGCAGGGGAGGGAGAACGAGATCATGCACATGAACCTGGTGAAGGACCGGTTCACCGACTACAAGATCGCCCTCGACTCGCTCTGGGTGAACAATGCCACCGGGGTGACCCTCTCGATGGCATTCGACCTCGGGTCCGGATCGGCGACCACGACAGGGAGCGGTCTCTCGATCCCCCTGCTCTCCCCGGTGGGGTCGTCGGGGGCGGTGAGCGTCGCATCGGGCGGGAGTGTGCTCACGATCACGGCAGATTCGGATGAACAGGAAATACCGCTCGGCAGTCTCCAGTATGTCTCAGGGAACAACTACTGGGTGGACCAGACCTGGACCTATGAGATGGGGGGCGTCTTCCTCACCCAGACCGGCGGGACGACGGTGCGGGTTTCCCCGCCCTTTTCGGTCTACAATACCGGCGGGAATGCCTCGGTCTCGATCACGCCGGTGAACATCACGGGATCGTCCCTTCTCGCCGGGTCCGGACCGGTGCGGATCGAGAGCCGTCTGCGGAACATGCCTCCCTATGCAAACATCACCGGGACGTTCAGTGCAGTGAACATCTCGATCGACACCGGTGACGAAGGCACGGCACGGGCATGGCGGCGGGCGTTTGCGGCGGCGCCAGTGCGGGAAGGGATCCCGACGGCATGGTATGAGGTCAGCCCGGAGTCCTCCCTGAGTTCGGGGGTTGCATGGATCCGGATCGATGGGAGCGACCATGTCACCCTCCTGGCCGAGCGGGCCGATTACCTGGTGAGCATTGCGACCTCCGCATCCCTGATCGAGTGA